The Rissa tridactyla isolate bRisTri1 chromosome 1, bRisTri1.patW.cur.20221130, whole genome shotgun sequence DNA segment CACTGTTTCTGATATTACTGAGGGTTAGCATTCACTTCAGTTAATTGGCTTTTGTATAAAGTAACTACCACTGAACAGTTGATAGGTCAAAGTAATTCCGTTTCTCTGATAGCTGCTTATTTCCCTtgatctctttctctttctcccaaTTTACCTTGTATTTTATTCACAGTATTTATGAAGCTTTAAGCTTTTTACTGTCTCAGAAGTAGTCGCTTAAACTGCCTACATTACAATGGAAAAAGTGAagggggtggtggcggtggctGATAATCGTTTTATTAGAGAATAAAAAAAGTGCAATCCTCTGAATCTTAAAACTGTGTTTAATTATATGTTTCAGGAATTTCTATTACATCACGATGCTGAGGGATCCGGTGTCACGGTATTTGAGTGAATGGAAACATGTCCAGAGGGGTGCGACGTGGAAAACTTCCCTTCATATGTGCGATGGAAGAAGCCCAACACCAGACGAGCTGCCTACCTGTTACGAAGGAGACGACTGGTCTGGAGTCAGTTTACAGGAATTCATGGATTGTAGCTACAACTTGGCCAACAACCGCCAGGTGCGCATGCTGGCAGACCTCAGCCTGGTGGGATGCTACAACTTGACTTTCATGAATGAGAGTGAAAGAAATATGATTCTTCTCCAAAGCGCCAAGAACAATCTGAAAAACATGGCCTTCTTCGGGCTCACGGAATTTCAGAGGAAAACGCAGTATCTCTTTGAGAGGACATTCAACCTGAAATTCATTTCCCCATTCACCCAATTCAACGTTACGCGGGCCTCCAATGTGGACATCGGTGAGGACGTGCGGCAACGGATAGAGGACCTGAATTTCTTGGACGTGCAGCTTTACGAATACGCGAAGGACCTGTTCTTGCAGCGCTTCCAGTACTCCAAGCAAGAGGAGCATCAGCAGAACCGGCTAAAGAGGCGAGAGGAGCGGCGGCTGCTGCGGGAGCAGAGAGCTCACCAGTGGCCAAGGGATGAGGCAGCAGAAGTAACCGTCACTGAAGATTATAATAGTCAGGTCGCAAGGTGGTGACGCTCCTCCATCTTGACTAACCGATGAGAGGATCAGAGAGTTTGTGCAACTTGGCTACCTGGGAATTAGCCAAGGAAAACCTACCACTTTGGTAAATGAGACGGCATCTGACAACTACCCCTCCTTGTCtctgtttttcttggtttctGCCAGTGAGGAGAATGTATCTTTTTTCTCAGTCGGCATTAATTAGTGTTATTAAATGGCAGTAGAATAGATTCCTGTTCAAAAAGACTTCCTTCAAAGCCCTAAGCTATGAGGATGGTTTGAAGAGAGAGTGTTACCAGATGTACCCTATACAATCTGAGCTACCAAAACTTGTGCAGACgtgaatgaaaaatagaaaaaaaaatatcttttttggtTCCTCTGTGACATGAGGTTTATTTCATACAGTCCTTTGCAACTGTAGTGCATAGCTTTCTAGTGAACGAAATGGAGGAAAGCGTATTGCCCTTCAAACTTCTACATGCTGTGTTTTCATTAAGGGAAGAATTTGCCGAGGTGATTAAAAAAGACCTAGGAAATACGGGATTGAGTTCTAGAGAACCTAAGAAATGCTTGTCCTGTTCTGTTAGCCAGCAATCAGAGATGGTTTGTAAGGAAGTGATGGGGAGGTTAGCTTATTTCTCCATGGATGATGGGAGTTCCAAGCCCAGCCAGGTAGCAGCCGTCTTTCTGAGCACGTGTGGCAAAGGGAAAGCCTCGAGAAATGAGGTCCACGCAGTAGCTGGGCACACATCGTGGAAATTATCTGTCTGGAGGCAATGAAATCAGCCttcgcattcacaaaaggtgaaGAGGGGCCAAGCAAACtacagggaagaggaaagagaggaggaaaagcttaAATATTAGTGTGACATTTTCCAGATTTGCTGTAAAAGCCTGGAGATAGATTGTCTGTGA contains these protein-coding regions:
- the HS6ST3 gene encoding heparan-sulfate 6-O-sulfotransferase 3 isoform X1; the protein is MDERSNRWLLPPLLAMLFLLIVYQYVSPACPGAACPHRPPASAARRGGGPAEQEEEEVVAGAAEEEEAAAAAALPRLVAKFPFARGELCRRVRFDMRGRDVIVFLHIQKTGGTTFGRHLVRNIRLEQPCYCRAGQKKCACHRPGGDKDTWLFSRFSTGWSCGLHADWTELTSCVPAAMDSLKSVRVRPQRNFYYITMLRDPVSRYLSEWKHVQRGATWKTSLHMCDGRSPTPDELPTCYEGDDWSGVSLQEFMDCSYNLANNRQVRMLADLSLVGCYNLTFMNESERNMILLQSAKNNLKNMAFFGLTEFQRKTQYLFERTFNLKFISPFTQFNVTRASNVDIGEDVRQRIEDLNFLDVQLYEYAKDLFLQRFQYSKQEEHQQNRLKRREERRLLREQRAHQWPRDEAAEVTVTEDYNSQVARW
- the HS6ST3 gene encoding heparan-sulfate 6-O-sulfotransferase 3 isoform X2, which gives rise to MDERSNRWLLPPLLAMLFLLIVYQYVSPACPGAACPHRPPASEEAAAAAALPRLVAKFPFARGELCRRVRFDMRGRDVIVFLHIQKTGGTTFGRHLVRNIRLEQPCYCRAGQKKCACHRPGGDKDTWLFSRFSTGWSCGLHADWTELTSCVPAAMERRGCAGNRTLRNFYYITMLRDPVSRYLSEWKHVQRGATWKTSLHMCDGRSPTPDELPTCYEGDDWSGVSLQEFMDCSYNLANNRQVRMLADLSLVGCYNLTFMNESERNMILLQSAKNNLKNMAFFGLTEFQRKTQYLFERTFNLKFISPFTQFNVTRASNVDIGEDVRQRIEDLNFLDVQLYEYAKDLFLQRFQYSKQEEHQQNRLKRREERRLLREQRAHQWPRDEAAEVTVTEDYNSQVARW